CTTTTCAAGCTCCGGCAACACTAAATGTGATACCACACGTAGAACTGAATCAGGGGGGATATTATGTAAGAGGAGGTTTATACAGAATCTCTGAAGCACTTTACGAACTGGCCAAAAAGATGGGAGTTCAAATTGAATTTAATGCGCCCGTTCAAAAGATTTCTGTAGCTGATAAATATGTCCAGTCAGTAAAATTGAAAGATGGATCGGAGCATAACGCCGATTTTATTGTTGCCAATTCCGATGCTACAGATACCCTTCTAAATTTGATTAATGAGTCTGCTGTTTCGGTGTTCAAGAGAAAAAAGCAGGAATCTATCGAGCCCTCTTGTTCCGGGTTTGTAATGCTTTTGGGAGTAAAGAAGCAGTGGCCACAATTGAAACATCATAACATCTTTTTTTCTGAAAATTACGAGAATGAGTTCTCCCGGATATTTGAAGAGAAGATCTTGCCTGAAGATCCTACAATTTATGTGGCGAATACTTCATATACAGATTCCAATCATGCACCAGATGGTTGCTCTAATTTGTTTGTATTGGTAAATGCTCCTTATGTGACCGCAGACCAGGACTGGAACAGTTTACGGGAGAAATACAGCCAACATTTAATTCAGGAACTTGAAAGAAGAGGATTGGAGGGTATTGAAGAATCTCTGGTGGTTAAAGAGATCATTACTCCAGTTGACTTTCTAAAGAGATACGGTTCCAATCGTGGCAGTATCTATGGAACCTCATCCAACAGTAAGTTTGCCGCATTCTTGCGTCCCAGAAATAAAGTAAGGGGCATAAAGAATCTTTATATGGTTGGAGGGAGCACCCATCCGGGAGGTGGTATTCCGCTTGTGATTCAAAGTGCATTTAATGCAATTGAATTATTGGAAAGATTCAGAAAGTAGTATTTGTGCCAAACCAGTATTTCCAAATCATCAGAATTGAATGATTCATATCTGATAAGTTCAATTTTACCTTCGGGTTAATTTAGCAACGGCTTCAATGTGGTAGGTTTGAGGAAACATGTCTACCGGTTGAACTGATTCAACAACATAGAACTCTTTGAGTTTTTCCAAATCTCTTGCCATCGTTGATGGATTACAGCTAACGTAAACCAAACGATCTACATCAAGATTGCACAATTGCTCTACAACATCGGGGTGCATGCCCGACCGGGGAGGATCTGTGATTACACAGTCGGGTTGTCCATTTTGGGCCAGAAAATCATCGTTAAATGTGTCTTTCATATCACCGAGAACAAACTCCGCGTTTTCCACACCATTTTCCTGTGCGTTAAAATTTGCATTTTCTACAGCCACATCAACGATTTCAATTCCGGTTACTTTATCGGCTTTATCAGCCATATAAAGTGACAGCGTTCCTACTCCACAGTACAGATCAAATAGATGTCCACCGTTGTCCAATTCAGCATATTCTCTGGCTACGGAGTAGAGTTTTTCTGCCTGACGTGTATTGGTTTGAAAAAAAGCATTCGCGTGAATTTTAAAGGAGTGATTTCCAATCTGATCCACAATATAACCGGGACCGTGAAGTACATGTTCAAACCGGCCAACAGCTGTTGGATTTGGCTGGTCGTTTACGTTGTTCACAATGGTTGTTATCTGGGGGAAATTTTCGAGCAGTGCCGTCTTGATGGATTCCATGGTATCCGGTTCATCACGGAACGTAACGAGATTAACCATTAAATCGTCGGTAAAGTGACTGTTTCGTATCACCAAGTGTCGCATAAAACCTTCTTTTTTATAGGTGTCAAATGCGGCTATATTATTTTGGATACAGGAATTTCTGACAAAATCGAGAAGCTGATAGGAGATTGGGTCCTGTAGGTGACATTCATTCAGATTAAGAATTTTATCAAACCGACCGGGGGCATGTAGTCCCGCAGCGAAAGCGGAGTCATCTACATATTCATCCCGTTGAATCTCCTCTTCAGTCAGCCATCGTTTAGTACCAAAACTATACTCCATTTTATTTCGGTAATAAAACTCCTGGTCGCATCCTAAAATGGGTTTTACAACTTCCGGATCCAGATGCGCGATACGTTCAATATGATCACGAACATGCTGTTCTTTATGTTTGATCTGTTCTGTATAGGGGAGATGCTGCCAGGTACAACCGCCACATACATTTGCATGGCTGCACTTTGGCTCTATTCTTTGAGGGGAGGGCTTTAGAAGTTCCAAAACTTTCGCCTCTCGGAATGACTTCTTCTTACGGGTAATTCGAGCTTTTACAATGTCTCCGGGGGCTGTTCCCGGAACAAAAACGGCAATCCCATCATGTTTTGCAATACCTTTACCTTTAAAAGCTGTGGACTCAATCGTCAGTTCTACTTCGCTGCCTTTTTTTAATGCCATAGATGGAATTTCTTAAATATGTGGTGATCGAATTTAATTAAGAGAGGTCTTATAGATCTTTAGTTTCTTCCTGAGTTAATGCATGCTGATATTGAGTTTCGAACTGAATTTGAAAAGCTGTTTTAGTGTCCGCAATCTCAATGATTTTCTGCATTGAGAGGTCCAGCTGCTTCATGATTCGTTTAGAAGACGATTCAAGGAATTTTACGGCTGTTTGTGGATTTCTTTTTTTGAGAGTCTCGAAATCCGGTGTAAAAAAACCGAGGAGGGTACAGTTGGTCATGCATTGGGCTGAAGACAACCTGCGAGTTTCATATCCAACAGAAACAAGTCCAATTTCCTGTGGTGATTCAACCGTTATCGAAAAGGGTTCTTGATTATCAGAGGCTGTATTTATATTGCCGGTCTGATTTCTCACTTGAAGCTGAATTTTTCCTTCCTCTATGAAATATAAGCCACTTCCGGGATCATCCTGGTAGTAAACATATTCACCGCTTTTGTAATTACGGCGATGGCAGAGTTGTAAAAGCTCATATCTTTCAGTAACAGAAAGGTTCTTTAGCAATTCTGAGTTTTGAACAATGTTACTTTGTTGTTTCAATTTCTGGAGTTTACTGTTTTTTCCAAGCATAATTGATCGTTTTAAAATGAATGCCCAATACCAAAGCTGAAATACATTTGTCGATTTTCGAACCATCCCAGTTCTAAATCGTGAATTCGATAAGTGAAGTCAAATCTTGCTACTAGAAATTCCCAGTCTAATCGTAGACCAATACCTGATCCAACTGCAATCTGTTTATAAAATTCATCAATCCGAAATCTTCCTTCCCTCAACAGATCTGTTTCCTGATCATCAATAAAGGTGTTTCCCGGCCCATACCATACATTACCGGCATCTGTATGCCATGCAAGGTACCAATCAGCACTGAGAACATTCTTCATAAATGTTTGTCTGAATTCTGTAAACGCAGCAAGTTTTACTTCACCGCCGGGAATCGTTACTTCATCCGGTGGAATACTTCCCGGTCCCAGTCGAAAAGGACTCCAGCCGCGTATATCATTACTCCCGCCGGCAAAAAATCTACGGTTTAGAGGAATATTATCACTATCACCAATTGGGTGTGCGTACCCACTAAATATTCTGAAAGCGGCAACAGCATCGGGTGTAATACTGAAATATCTTCTGTAGTCTGCCGAAAGTTTAAAAAACCTGCTGTATGCAAGGGAATTAGAAGAAATACCTAATGGGGAAGGAAGGGTTTCTTCCAGTTCGCCGGGTGTAATAATGTAGCGGTCGACCAGATAGGGCACATTACCGCCTAATGCTGCAGAAACTTCACTAAAGTAGCCGTAATCTCTTTTTATCAGGTTTGTATCTTGTGCCCGGAGAGTGTACCGAATTACAGAAGAGAATTGTGGCCGGAAATCTTCTTCAATTCTCAACAATTCAAGAGAGTTCTCTCCGAACTCATTAATCAGGTTCTGTCTGAACTGAGATGACGGATCAGTATCCACAACATCGAGTTCAAACATGTCGATGAAGCTCTGATATTGCTGAGAATGACGTAACTCATACCTTAAATTAAATCTCACATCTGAGTTAATATCAAAAAAGAGCTGGTTGCTTTGACTATAGCTCAGTGAATACCGGGTTCGGGCTGATTCAATCCAAGGAGCATCACTTAAAAAACTAAGTGCCCGATTCAATCTCGGCAAAGTATATTCAACTCTGAATTCGTAGCTTTGAAATATATCAGATCCGGTTGTAGTTCTGTTACCCTCGTCATCACGGGGTGAAATTTCATTCAGGGTACTGGAAGTTACAAATTCAAGATTTGTATTTATTCCTATCGATAGGTTTTCAGCACGGCCGAGCAAGTTATTGTTATTGTAATTCAGGCCAATTCCGGTACCAAAACCATACCTTCTCATGCCGAAAAACTCTGTACGTATGGAGTGCTTTGGCAGAGTCTGAAGATCAAAAAACACAGGAATATTCTCATTTGAATAATCGGGAAGTGATCCGTCTTCACTTAATCCAAAGCGATTGATTAAGAGCATTCCTAAATTTTGATAGGCATTTACGGTTCTAAGATATGAAGACTGGTTAAATGATTCTCCCGCACGAAACTGAAGTTGTTCTGTCAATAAATCAAAATGTGTGTTTGCTTCATCTTGTTTGTCCATATAGATGGCAAATCCCGGTTCAGCAAATCGGCTATCCTCTTCAGTTATGGACTGGTCAAATTCTCCATTGCCATCCGGACCTGCAAGCTGAATATTGACATCTCCAAATGTATAAAACTCACCTGGGTTAATGGTGTAGAGTACATCTAATATGTATCTATCGTCTTCGTCACGTTTAATCAAAGCTCGAACGGAGTCTCGCTGAACGGATGCGAATCCATTGTTTTTTAAAAAATCGATTATTCGAGTCTGTTCCTGGCGTAATTTTTGAGCAGCATACTGTTCATTCACTTGAAAAGTAGAGTCATTTTCAGCACGCCCTGCAAATAAACTCTCGCTAAAAAATTCGTCCTCTAATTCCTGGTTATCTTCAAAATTGGGTAAGCCGGTATAGGAGATACTGCGTAACCTGGAGGACCTTCCCTCATCAATAATAAAGGAGACTTCGTATCTGCGAGGCCGATACTCAATAATTGTGGTATCGACGGAAGCATCAAAAAAGCCGAGATTTTCGTAGTAGAGGCGAATTCTTTCTATATCGCTAGCTACGGTTTCACGGTCGAGAAGGGCCGGTGATTCACCAACACCAACAAGCTGGTAGATATAGTACCACGGAGTGAATCGAGGGATACCTAAGAATTCGCGGTTGTTTCGTGTCCTGACCAATGTGCTCAGTGCACTGTTACTCACAGATTCATTTCCGGTGAAACGGACCATTCTTACTACTTGCTCCGGTTCATTCTCTTCAACAGATTCCTCACCTTGCTCTCCGTTTTGTGCAGCCGATTGTTCTGCAACGAGTAGTAGAGTGATCAATAAAAAGAACGGCAAGTAAAAATAACGCACGCAGGTGATCGGGTTTCTAAGTTGGTGAAATTAATCTCAGGCTGAAAATAGGATTTTTCAGGGAAAGATTTGTGATTAATAAGGGGTAAAGCGTTTGTTTATTGCTTTATTTGAAATTCAATACTCGAATTAGAAAACGGTTTAACGGGAGTTGAATTATGTTAAACGATAGGAATAAAAAAACGCGGTACTCATAAAGTCCGCGTTTTAAAATAATTGAATAAAAGAGAGGGTCATATTGGTTTATACATCGTCGTAATCGAATCCTTCATCTTCTTCTCCATGGAAAAAATCCTCTTTTCGAATATAGTCCGGCCAAATATCTTCAATTCCTTCATAAATGGTTTCTTCACCCTCTTCAATTTCATCAAGTTCGTAGAGGTTATCGATGGCCTGCTGCGGTAAACCGTTACGCTCGGCCCACTCGATTAATTCTTCTCTTGTTGCCGGAAAAGGTGCATCATCAAGTGCTGCGGCTAATTCAACTGTCCAAATCATAATATTTTCTTTTCAGTAGGTGTTTAGTTGCAATGTTATTTCTATCTGTTTTCGAATTCTATAAAACGTTTCCTGATGAGAAATGCAAATAATTTCGCGGAAAATAGATAAAAAGAGTCAGATCTCATCAAAAAATATTTACAGACATTGAATTTCCATATAAAATGAGCATCCATCTTTGAAAGTTGGATAACTCCTTAACGTCAGTAAACTCTTTTCCACGGCATGATGTTCTTTTAATATCTTACAATAACACAAATAAATAGTTAAAAATTTTACACATGAATATTCTGTACATCTTTCCACATCCGGACGATGAATCATTTGGTCCTGCACCGGCAATGAGTGCTCAGCTTCGTCAGGGACATAATGTGCATCTTCTTACACTAACGAAAGGAGAAGCAACAAAACAGCGTTTCCGTTTGGGTGTTGATAAAAAGGAGATGGCTGAGATTCGCTATAAAGAGATGCAGTGTGTGGAAAGAACGTTGGGGTTAAGCAGCATGACGGTTCTGGATCTTCCTGATAACGAACTGAAACGGATGAATCCGATTGAAATTGAAAATGTCATAGAGTCTCAGATTCACAGGCTAAAACCGGATGTAATTATTACTTATGCCGTACATGGAGTCAGCGGTTTTGAAGATCATTTGGTGAGTCACGCCGTTGTTAAAAGGGTTTTTTGCAAACTGAAGGAGGAGGGAAGTGCTTATCCGAAGCGCCTGGCATTTTTTACGCGAATGGGGGAGGTCTATACAGATGGTACATTCAGACTGTCTGCGTCAAGTGATGAGGAGATTAAGTTCGTGAAGAAGTGTAATGACGCCGATATGGAGAATTTCAATGCGGCCCTGGATTGTTATGAAACGTATAAAGAGGTTATCGATGGGAGTGGTGTCCGGGAGGTTACAACGAAAGACGTACCTTTTGAAATTTTCGGTGAAGAAATTAGTGGGCGGCTTGAATCTATCGTGGATGGTTTGGAATCATAATATTCTTATCAAATCAGATCTGATCAAACAAGAATACAGAAATTACTCTTCAATATTCCACATACCGGATTCAATAATTTCTAAGCTGTTACCGGCAGGATCGCGAAAGTAGATTGATTTTAAACCGCCCGGCCACTTTACACTTGATTCAATCTCAATGCCCTTTTCCTTTAAGTGCGATTTCCAGCTTTTAAACTGATTTCGTTCAACAGAAAAAGCAATGTGTGCAGCTCCGGTCGTTCCATGAAGTGGTATTTTATTGCCATTCACATAAGTTTGCTCCTGGTTGGTGTGAATGGGGTTAAATATCAGAAGCATGGTGTTTCCGCATCTGTAAAAAAGATGACGATTTTCCTCTTTTCGGATTAAGTTTAACCCTAACGTTTCTGAGTAAAACCTTTCAGAACGTTCAAGATTGCGTGAATACAAGCAGGTCTCAATAATTCGATTCAATTTCATTTTCGTAAAATTTCAAATGTGGTTTAGTATCACAAATCCTGTTATTCGGATACAAATAGCCGGGTAAACGGGTAAATATGTATTTTAGTAAATGATGGATTAATTAGATGACTTTGTTCCTCTTATATCGATGGCAAAAGCACCTTCACCTTTTTCTAAAACAAATAGAGGGTTCATTTCCATTTCGAGAATTTCGGGATGATTTACTGCAATTCTGCTCATACTGATGAGTGCTTGTTTAACCGCATCCATGTCGGCCGGAGGTAGATTTCGCCATCCTTTTAGCTTCTTGCCGGCAATGGTCGATTCAATTAATTGGTTTGCTTCACTATCGCTGAGAGGTGCCACGGCGGTTTCTACATCCTTGTAGAGTTCTACTTCAGTGCCTCCCGTACCAAAAACCACCAGGGGACCAAATTGTTCATCCTGCTTAATCCCGATAATGATTTCCTGTCCGCCCCGAAGCATCTTCTGAATCAATACGCCATCCATTTCAGCATTTGATCTTTCAGCGGCTTGAGTGATTTCATTCCACGCTTTTTTTACATCCTCCGAGTTTTGCAGATTCACTTTCACTCCACCAATATCTGATTTGTGAGTATGTTCTTTGGCAAGAATCTTCATTACCACCGGATAACCCATTTTATTTGAAGCATCCAAGGCATCGGCTAAGTTTTCAGCTTCTGTTTGTTCAGGAAGTTTTATCCCGTACGCTTCAATCAGATGTTCCCAGTTTTCATTTTTGATATAGGTATCCGCATCGGCAGGAATATATTTGGCTGCTTCTTCCGGCTGATGATTTTCTGAATTCATCCACTCTTTACGCTGAACCATCGCAGCGATAATCGATGCGGCCCGCTCCGGAAACGACACATTTGGAACACGTCGCTTATGCAAAATATTAAGTGCCTCATCCACAGATGCTTTACCCATGATGGAAGCAATGACAGGTTTTTTGTGTAAACCGGCAGTTTCTCCCACAACTTCAGCTAAACTCGCGGGCAGAAACCAGTCCTGGGGCGCCTGAATAACAATAACTGCATCTACAGTCTCATCTGTCAGAAGAGCTTCGAGTGCAAGTGTATAGGTTGCGGGACCTGAGCCTGCAAGAACGTCTACCGGATTTTTCGCACTTGCGGCTTTCGGTAAACGGCTTTTGAGATAATTTTTAGTTTCGTTTGTTAGCGGAGCCATTTCAAGACCGACTTTTTCAAGGGCATCCACGGCTAAAATTGCGGGTCCTCCGGCGTTGGTGAGAACAGCTACCCGTTTTCCTTTTGGAAGGGGCTGCCAGGCCAGTGTTCGTGCCCAATCGAACATCTCTTCCATAGTTCTCGCTTCAAGGACTCCCGATTTTCGAAATGCGGCTGAATATGCCTCTTTGCTTCCTGATAATGCTCCTGTATGTGATGAAACAGCTTCTGCACCTTTTTCACTCTGCCCGCCTTTCAAAATAACAAAAGGTTTTTTACGGGCTATTTCGCGAGATATCTTTAAAAATTTAGCTCCATCCGAAACTCCCTCAGCATATGCTGTTATAACCTCAGTTTGACGATCATTTCCGATCAGATCAATCATTTCGGTTTCTGTTACATCAATCTGGTTGCCCAAACTTACGATACGAGAGAAACCCACTCCGGCACCACGAGCCCAGTCTATCACGGCAGCGACCATCGCCCCGGATTGTGATATAAACCCAATGCCTCCCTGCTCAGGCATCCCAACCACAAATGTGGTATTGACAGGTGTATGTGTGTCTATGGTTCCAATGCAATTAGGACCAATGATTCGAATACCGTGCTTTTCGGCAACTTCTTTCAATTTATCTTCCAGCTCCTGGCCTTCTTCTCCCGTTTCGCTAAAGCCACCACTGACAACAATGGCGTTTTTAATCTCTTTTGCCCCGCATTGTTCAATGATTTTAGGAACGATTGTAGCCGGCAGTACAACCACAGCCAAATCTATTCCATCAGGCAGATCTTCCACAGATGAGTAGCAGGGAATATCCAGTATTTCTGATGCATTTTTGTTTACGGGGAAAATTTCACCCTTGAATTTATATTTCAATAGGTTACGAATAACACCGTATCCCAATTTGTGAGGATCTCTTGACGCGCCAATAACAGCGACTTTTTTGGGAGAGAAGAAAGATTCGATCATGATCGATAAAGTTATTAGGATATTTTTATCTTAAATTAGACAGTGTTTGAGGAAAAGGCAAAGTCAAAACTCAATTATTACGGATAAACTTTTCGTTGATCTGCCATCAAGAAGACTAACAAACGATTATCATACCATGGAGCTAAAAGGATTTAAGACTGACACCATCATTGAGCCATTTCGAATTCGATCAGTGGAGCCTATCCGGTTCACCACAATGGAACAACGTAAAGCCCTGTTGAGTGAAGCGGGTTATAACCCATTTTTATTGAAAGCAAAGGATGTGGTTATTGATCTTCTAACGGATAGCGGAACAGGGGCCATGTCTGCAAAACAGTGGGCGGGCATGATTAGCAGTGATGAATCTTATGCAGGATCTGAGTCATTTTACAGATTCGAAAGCGCAGTTCAGGATATAACCGGTTTTAAACATGTTATCCCCACGCACCAGGGAAGGGCTGCTGAAAATATTCTCTTTACAACGATCGCCAAAAAAGGGGATGTCATTCCCAGTAACACTCATTTTGATACCACCCGTGCCCACGTCGAACACAACGGAGCAGAGGCTTTAGACCTGGTGATTGATGAAGGACGCCAGCCGCTGACTATCCATCCGTTTAAAGGAAATATGAACGTTGAAAAACTGGAAGGGACAATCAAGCGAGTTGGACAAGACAATATTCCGGTCATCATGCTAACGTTGACGAATAATTCGGGTGGCGGGCAACCGGTTAGTATGGAGAATGTAAAAGCGGTGTCCAAAATAGCCCGAAGTCATGATATACCATTTTTTATTGATGCATGTCGATTTGCCGAAAACAGCTGGTTTATCAAAACCAGGGAAGAAGGGTATGAGGACAAAAAACCGATAGAGATTGCACACGAGATCTTTAGCTATGCTGATGGATGCACCATGAGTGCCAAAAAAGACGGTATGGCCAATATCGGTGGATTTCTTGCTTTGAATAATGATAAACTCGCTCAGGATTGTCGAAGCCTTACAATACTTACCGAAGGTTTTCCAACCTACGGAGGAATGGCCGGTTATGATATGGAAGCTGTTGCTACCGGTCTGTACGAAGCATTGGATGAGGGATATCTGAAATATCGTATCAGATCCACAGCATATTTGGGAGATAAACTGATTGATGCGGGAATTTCGATTGTGCAGCCAACGGGAGGTCATGCCGTTTACATTGACGCAAAAGAGATGCTGCCTCAAATTGATCCGCTTGAATATCCGGCCTGGAGTTTGACCAACGCACTTTATCTGATTGGAGGTGTGCGTGCCGTTGAAATTGGAAGTGTCATGTTTGGCTTGCAGCCGGATGGTTCAGAGAAACCCGCATCCATGGAGCTGGTGCGGCTGGCAATTCCGCGAAGAGTGTACACTCAAAGCCATATCGACTATTTAGCTGAGGTTGTGATTCATGCATATAATCAGAGAAATGAACTGAAAGGATATAAAATTATATCATCGCCTGCTGTATTGAGGCACTTTTCAGCTAAACTTCAGCCGTTGGATCAGTAATCTAATCAAGCAGATTTAATTAATTTGCTTATAGATTTGATGAGTTCATATTTATCAAGGTAAAATACGATGAACCCTAAATTTCAATTATTTTGTTGAACATATAGATATAGAGAGTAAACATTCATTTAATAATACTGACATGCTACAATCGATCAATCCCGTAAATGAGGAACTCATAAAGGAGTATGAGGAGCACACAGATTCTGAAATTGAGAATATCCTAAAGAGAAATGATAAAGCATTCAAAAGCTGGCGCACCGTTGACTTTGGTCACAGGGCAGATTTGATGAGGAAAGCCGGTGATGTTCTTCGAAACAACCGAGATGAGTATGCGGAACTGATGACAAGAGAGATGGGAAAGCCAATATCCGGAGCCCGAGCAGAAGTGGACAAATGTGCCTGGGTTTGTGATTATTACGCAGAGAACGGAGAGGCATTTTTAAATGATGAAATTATCGAAACTGATGCTTCTAAAAGCTTTGTTACTTTTGAGCCATTGGGTAGTGTTCTTGCAGTAATGCCCTGGAACTTTCCGTTCTGGCAGGTTTTTCGTTTTGCTGTACCCGGTCTTATGGCCGGTAATGCCGGGCTGCTTAAACATGCTTCTAACGTTACGGGTTGCGCTTTGGCCATTGAGGATGTTTTCAAGAAAGCGGGTTTTCCTGAGGATCTTTTTCGAACATTGAAAATAGGAAGCAGTAAAGTTGCCGGGGTGATTGAAAATCCGATTATAAAAGCTGTAACTCTCACGGGCAGTGTTCCGGCCGGAAAAGCTGTCGCGGAAAAGGCGGGATCAGAGCTTAAGAAAACAGTACTGGAGTTGGGTGGAAGTGATCCTTACCTGATTTTGGATGACGCCGATATCGATAAAGCCAT
This is a stretch of genomic DNA from Rhodohalobacter barkolensis. It encodes these proteins:
- a CDS encoding tryptophanase produces the protein MELKGFKTDTIIEPFRIRSVEPIRFTTMEQRKALLSEAGYNPFLLKAKDVVIDLLTDSGTGAMSAKQWAGMISSDESYAGSESFYRFESAVQDITGFKHVIPTHQGRAAENILFTTIAKKGDVIPSNTHFDTTRAHVEHNGAEALDLVIDEGRQPLTIHPFKGNMNVEKLEGTIKRVGQDNIPVIMLTLTNNSGGGQPVSMENVKAVSKIARSHDIPFFIDACRFAENSWFIKTREEGYEDKKPIEIAHEIFSYADGCTMSAKKDGMANIGGFLALNNDKLAQDCRSLTILTEGFPTYGGMAGYDMEAVATGLYEALDEGYLKYRIRSTAYLGDKLIDAGISIVQPTGGHAVYIDAKEMLPQIDPLEYPAWSLTNALYLIGGVRAVEIGSVMFGLQPDGSEKPASMELVRLAIPRRVYTQSHIDYLAEVVIHAYNQRNELKGYKIISSPAVLRHFSAKLQPLDQ
- a CDS encoding NAD-dependent succinate-semialdehyde dehydrogenase, which encodes MLQSINPVNEELIKEYEEHTDSEIENILKRNDKAFKSWRTVDFGHRADLMRKAGDVLRNNRDEYAELMTREMGKPISGARAEVDKCAWVCDYYAENGEAFLNDEIIETDASKSFVTFEPLGSVLAVMPWNFPFWQVFRFAVPGLMAGNAGLLKHASNVTGCALAIEDVFKKAGFPEDLFRTLKIGSSKVAGVIENPIIKAVTLTGSVPAGKAVAEKAGSELKKTVLELGGSDPYLILDDADIDKAIPTCVNSRLINNGQSCIAAKRFIVVESRFEEFEEKFVEEMKNRTMGDPMDDSFDLGPQARNDLRDELHDQVKRSIDKGAKCLLGGEIPDRKGAWYPPTVLTDVKQGMAAYEEELFGPVAAIIKAKDEEEAIQIANDSIFGLGAAVFTEDLGKGEKIASKKLNAGNCFVNSLVKSDPRLPFGGIKESGYGRELSHFGIKEFVNVKTVYVG